Proteins encoded together in one Nyctibius grandis isolate bNycGra1 chromosome 1, bNycGra1.pri, whole genome shotgun sequence window:
- the LOC137677696 gene encoding nuclear receptor subfamily 0 group B member 2-like — MESKIPAEKSGECQCEIHRGKSILYQILNKEHASETKWHQQYRSPHHSTGSQGCSCVDRRRVVLKTPEATCRRASEVLLKTLTFIRNLPSFYHMPWEDQVVLIQQNWAPLFVLGLAQEGVDFDLREISAPSLLKKVLLNQSLAASNELGNSSLGASLAEVQKMKNLLWKFWDLDLSAKEYAYLKGIILFNSGCHVLKCLPYVQTLQQEAQQALMEFISMMFNRNLGRFAWILQLIASLQDIDADAIEELFFRPILGEATLNVLHLETLYIKPDWL; from the exons ATGGAGAGCAAGATCCCAGCTGAGAAATCTGGGGAATGTCAGTGTGAGATACACCGTGGTAAGAGCATCCTGTACCAGATCCTTAACAAAGAGCATGCAAGTGAGACCAAGTGGCACCAGCAGTATCGCAGTCCCCACCACTCCACGGGAAGCCAAGGCTGCTCTTGTGTGGACAGGAGAAGAGTTGTCCTGAAAACACCAGAAGCCACGTGCAGAAGAGCTTCTGAAGTGCTCTTGAAGACTTTGACTTTTATTAGAAacttgccttctttttatcACATGCCTTGGGAGGATCAGGTTGTCCTCATACAGCAGAACTGGGCCCCTCTTTTTGTCCTGGGCTTGGCACAAGAAGGGGTGGATTTTGACCTGAGAGAGATTTCAGCCCCCAGCTTATTGAAAAAAGTCCTCCTCAATCAGTCTTTGGCAGCTAGCAATGAACTGGGCAACTCGTCACTGGGAGCATCTTTAGCAGAAGTTCAGAAGATGAAGAATTTATTGTGGAAATTCTGGGACCTGGACCTAAGTGCAAAAGAATATGCCTATCTTAAAGGAATTATCCTTTTTAATTCTG gATGCCATGTCCTAAAATGCCTCCCCTATGTACAAACACTGCAGCAGGAAGCTCAGCAAGCCTTGATGGAATTTATCTCAATGATGTTCAATAGAAACCTAGGCAGATTTGCTTGGATTCTTCAGCTAATTGCCTCTCTTCAAGACATTGACGCAGATGCTATTGAAGAGCTCTTCTTCAGGCCCATCCTAGGAGAGGCCACCCTAAATGTATTACATCTAGAAACCCTATATATCAAGCCAGACTGGCTTTGA